In one Polyangia bacterium genomic region, the following are encoded:
- a CDS encoding isochorismatase family cysteine hydrolase, producing the protein MITVEANRTALLVMDLQSDIVGRFADKAAPAIERAVGVVAAARQAKLPVIYVVVGFRSGYPELSARNPSYAAISQSGRFVATPGADIAPALRPAEGEIVVVKHRVGAFAGTDLEMILRAKGIDSLILLGIATSGVILSTVRYGADADYKLVVVQDCCVDADDEVHRVLTEKILVRQATVVSAAEMVAALEKI; encoded by the coding sequence ATGATCACCGTCGAAGCAAATCGCACCGCCTTGCTGGTCATGGACCTTCAGTCCGATATCGTCGGGCGCTTCGCCGACAAGGCCGCCCCGGCGATCGAACGCGCGGTTGGCGTCGTGGCGGCCGCGCGCCAGGCGAAGCTCCCGGTCATTTACGTCGTGGTGGGTTTTCGTTCCGGCTACCCGGAGCTCAGCGCCCGGAACCCTTCGTACGCCGCCATATCGCAAAGTGGCCGCTTCGTCGCCACGCCCGGCGCGGACATTGCGCCGGCGCTGCGTCCGGCGGAGGGCGAAATTGTCGTCGTCAAGCACCGGGTGGGGGCGTTCGCCGGCACCGATCTGGAGATGATCCTGCGGGCCAAAGGAATCGACTCGTTGATCCTGCTTGGCATCGCCACCAGCGGCGTCATCTTGTCGACCGTTCGTTACGGCGCGGACGCCGACTACAAGCTGGTCGTGGTCCAGGACTGCTGCGTGGACGCCGACGACGAGGTGCACCGCGTGCTGACGGAGAAAATTCTGGTCCGGCAGGCGACCGTGGTTTCGGCAGCCGAAATGGTGGCCGCGCTGGAAAAAATCTGA
- the ald gene encoding alanine dehydrogenase codes for MKIGVPRETKTREYRVGVTPAGVRLLVGGGHQVMVEAGAGEGSGIADVHYQQAGAVIVPDAASAWAADMVMKVKEPLPAEFGFFREELILYTYLHLAAEPALTRELAARKVRGVAYETIQLADGTLPLLRPMSEVAGRMAVQVGATCLEKERGGKGVLLGGVAGTRRGRVVILGGGVVGRNAATIAIGMGAQVTILDVQAKRMGYLEDVFGSSIETLYSNPHNVEEAVRRADLVVGAVLIPGAVAPKLVTEKLVSQMEKGSVVVDVAVDQGGCIETCRPTNHDQPTYEVHGVVHYCVPNMPGAVAQTSTWALTNTTIEYAQKIADRGLIAAARADAALAAGINTFDGDVTCQPVAKAHGIPYKAVSAALE; via the coding sequence GTGAAAATCGGCGTGCCTCGCGAGACCAAGACGCGCGAATACCGGGTGGGCGTGACGCCGGCCGGGGTTCGGTTGCTGGTGGGCGGCGGCCACCAGGTGATGGTCGAGGCGGGCGCGGGTGAAGGCAGCGGCATCGCCGACGTTCACTACCAGCAGGCGGGCGCGGTGATCGTCCCCGACGCCGCCAGCGCCTGGGCCGCCGACATGGTGATGAAAGTGAAAGAGCCGTTGCCGGCCGAGTTTGGGTTCTTTCGCGAAGAGCTGATCCTCTACACGTATCTGCACCTGGCCGCCGAGCCGGCCCTGACCCGCGAATTGGCCGCGCGCAAGGTTCGCGGCGTCGCCTATGAAACGATTCAGTTGGCCGACGGCACCTTGCCGTTGCTGCGCCCGATGAGCGAAGTGGCCGGCCGGATGGCGGTGCAGGTCGGCGCCACCTGCCTGGAAAAAGAACGCGGCGGCAAGGGCGTTCTGCTGGGGGGTGTGGCCGGCACGCGGCGCGGTCGCGTGGTGATCCTGGGCGGCGGCGTGGTCGGTCGCAACGCCGCCACCATCGCCATCGGCATGGGCGCGCAGGTGACCATCCTCGACGTTCAGGCGAAACGGATGGGATACCTCGAAGACGTGTTCGGCAGCTCGATCGAGACCTTGTATTCGAATCCACACAACGTCGAAGAAGCCGTTCGCCGCGCCGATCTGGTGGTCGGCGCCGTGCTGATCCCTGGCGCCGTGGCGCCCAAGCTGGTCACCGAAAAGCTGGTCTCCCAGATGGAGAAGGGCAGCGTGGTCGTCGACGTGGCCGTTGACCAGGGCGGCTGCATCGAGACCTGCCGGCCCACCAATCACGACCAGCCGACCTATGAAGTCCACGGTGTGGTTCACTACTGCGTTCCCAACATGCCGGGCGCGGTGGCCCAGACCAGCACCTGGGCCCTGACCAACACCACCATCGAATACGCGCAGAAGATCGCCGACCGCGGCTTGATCGCCGCCGCGCGGGCCGACGCCGCGCTGGCCGCCGGCATCAACACCTTCGACGGCGACGTCACCTGCCAACCGGTGGCGAAGGCGCACGGAATTCCCTACAAGGCGGTCTCGGCCGCGCTGGAGTAA
- a CDS encoding GlxA family transcriptional regulator produces MRRRAKRVWFLVAPGTGILNIAGPWEVLGHANDVLGRAAYALALIGPRAPAVQMRHGLMVGGVRPLPRAGARLPDIAIVAGGSPRRPLPDGEARLVSWLRRRHQQLATVVSICTGAFVLGEAGLLDGRRATTHWLHLGDLQSRFPAARVVDDGIYVHDDGVWTSAGLTAGIDLALALVEEDHGHGVAMAVAKRMVLFLRRSGNQAQFSAALKRQEKEPAKLRDVATFVLEHVDQALPVERLAAGIGMSPRTLSRWCRAHFDESPAELVRRLRIDEARRLLEETPLPLKDITARTGFGDASTLWRAFTRRLGVTPAAYRQRFAAAI; encoded by the coding sequence GTGCGCCGCCGCGCCAAACGGGTCTGGTTTCTCGTCGCCCCCGGCACCGGCATTCTGAACATCGCCGGTCCGTGGGAGGTGCTCGGCCACGCGAACGACGTGCTTGGTCGCGCCGCCTATGCGCTAGCGTTGATCGGGCCGCGCGCGCCGGCGGTACAGATGCGGCACGGGCTGATGGTGGGTGGCGTTCGTCCGTTGCCTCGAGCCGGCGCCCGGCTTCCGGACATCGCGATTGTGGCGGGCGGATCGCCGCGCCGTCCCCTGCCCGACGGGGAAGCGCGCCTGGTCTCGTGGCTGCGTCGCCGTCATCAGCAGCTCGCGACCGTGGTTTCGATCTGCACCGGCGCTTTCGTCCTGGGAGAAGCGGGCCTGCTCGACGGACGCCGCGCCACCACCCATTGGCTTCATCTCGGCGATCTGCAGTCGCGGTTTCCCGCTGCCCGGGTCGTCGACGACGGCATCTACGTGCACGACGACGGGGTGTGGACGTCGGCGGGACTGACGGCGGGAATAGACCTCGCCCTGGCGCTGGTCGAAGAAGACCACGGGCACGGCGTGGCGATGGCGGTGGCCAAAAGAATGGTCCTGTTTCTGCGGCGGTCCGGAAATCAAGCGCAGTTCAGCGCCGCCCTGAAGCGGCAAGAAAAAGAGCCGGCCAAGCTGCGCGACGTCGCAACCTTCGTCCTCGAGCACGTCGACCAGGCGCTGCCCGTGGAGCGCCTGGCGGCGGGGATCGGGATGAGCCCCCGCACGCTGAGCCGCTGGTGCCGCGCGCACTTCGACGAATCACCCGCCGAGCTGGTGCGCCGCCTGCGGATTGACGAGGCCCGGCGCCTGCTGGAAGAGACGCCCCTTCCTTTGAAGGACATCACGGCACGCACCGGCTTCGGAGACGCCAGCACCCTGTGGCGCGCGTTCACCCGTCGCCTGGGCGTCACGCCGGCCGCGTACAGACAGCGCTTCGCAGCCGCTATTTGA
- a CDS encoding DUF1801 domain-containing protein has translation MKKDARPKKKPVTAKKAPPAAKTSTKKFGRRADLGAPVDGFFAKQPPHLRPILDLLRTMVETAGPEATSAIKWGMPFYSIEKNMMCALAGFKAHVNLILPGPPGTYRDPDGHLEGDGKTGQHLKVRPLDQLPRATVQGWLATAAARARQPQ, from the coding sequence GTGAAAAAAGACGCCCGGCCGAAAAAGAAGCCCGTTACCGCGAAGAAAGCACCGCCAGCCGCCAAGACATCGACCAAGAAGTTTGGGCGGCGCGCCGACCTGGGCGCGCCCGTCGACGGTTTCTTCGCCAAGCAGCCGCCCCACCTGCGCCCGATCTTGGACTTGCTGCGAACCATGGTCGAGACCGCGGGGCCCGAAGCGACGTCGGCGATCAAATGGGGCATGCCGTTTTATTCGATCGAAAAAAATATGATGTGCGCCCTGGCCGGGTTCAAAGCGCACGTGAACCTGATCCTGCCCGGCCCGCCGGGCACCTACCGCGATCCCGACGGCCACCTGGAGGGCGACGGCAAGACTGGCCAGCATCTGAAGGTGCGTCCGCTTGATCAGCTGCCACGCGCGACGGTGCAAGGCTGGCTGGCCACGGCGGCGGCGCGCGCCCGGCAGCCCCAGTGA
- a CDS encoding RNA polymerase sigma factor, protein MTSRPDIHRTIEAVFRMESARLIAGLSRLVRNVGLAEELAQDALVTALERWPQTGIPENPGAWLMAAAKNRAIDVLRREKRLDRKHQEIGHAEQEQTAAPDLEAALDDDVGDDLLRLVFTACHPVLSSEARVALTLRLLGGLSTQEIARAFLVPEPTIAQRIVRAKRTLTDAGVPFEVPRGAELQARLSSVLEVVYLVFNEGYAATAGDDWMRPALCEDALRLGRILATLVPDEPEVHGLLALMEIQASRARARTDATGEPILLLEQNRALWDQLLIRRGLTGLARAEALAAAPGPYTLQAAIAACHARALTGADTDWVRIAALYQALASQSRSPVVELNRAVAVAMAFGPAAGLELVDALREEPSLAQYHLLPGVRGDLLVKVGRLAEARVELERAAALARNARERALLLARAAACEPSS, encoded by the coding sequence GTGACCTCCCGCCCCGACATTCACCGCACCATCGAGGCCGTCTTTCGGATGGAATCGGCGCGTCTCATCGCCGGCCTTTCGCGGCTGGTGCGCAACGTCGGCCTGGCGGAAGAGCTGGCGCAGGACGCACTGGTCACCGCTCTCGAGCGCTGGCCGCAAACGGGCATCCCGGAAAATCCTGGGGCCTGGCTGATGGCGGCGGCGAAGAACCGGGCCATCGACGTCCTTCGCCGGGAAAAACGCCTGGATCGCAAGCACCAGGAGATCGGGCACGCCGAGCAGGAACAGACGGCGGCGCCTGATCTCGAGGCCGCGCTGGATGACGACGTCGGCGATGATCTGCTGCGCCTGGTCTTCACCGCCTGCCACCCGGTGCTGTCGTCAGAGGCGCGGGTGGCGCTGACCCTCCGTCTTTTGGGCGGACTTTCCACCCAGGAGATCGCCCGCGCCTTCCTGGTGCCCGAGCCGACCATCGCCCAGCGCATCGTGCGCGCCAAACGAACCTTGACCGACGCCGGCGTGCCCTTCGAAGTCCCGCGCGGGGCCGAGCTGCAGGCGCGCCTGTCGTCGGTGCTGGAGGTGGTGTACCTGGTCTTCAACGAGGGTTACGCCGCCACCGCGGGCGATGACTGGATGCGGCCCGCCCTGTGCGAGGACGCCCTGCGCCTGGGCCGCATTCTGGCCACGCTGGTCCCGGACGAACCAGAGGTGCACGGGCTTTTGGCGCTGATGGAGATCCAGGCCTCGCGCGCGCGGGCCCGCACGGACGCCACCGGCGAGCCGATCCTGCTTTTGGAACAGAACCGCGCGCTGTGGGACCAGCTGCTGATCCGCCGCGGGTTGACCGGGCTGGCGCGCGCCGAAGCGCTGGCCGCCGCGCCGGGGCCATACACGCTTCAGGCGGCGATCGCCGCTTGCCACGCGCGCGCGCTGACCGGCGCGGACACCGACTGGGTGCGGATCGCGGCGCTGTATCAGGCGCTGGCCAGCCAGTCGCGCTCGCCGGTGGTCGAGCTGAACCGCGCCGTCGCCGTGGCGATGGCCTTCGGGCCGGCGGCCGGCCTGGAGCTGGTCGATGCGCTGCGAGAGGAACCGTCGCTGGCGCAGTATCACCTGCTGCCGGGCGTGCGCGGCGATCTGCTGGTGAAGGTGGGCCGCCTGGCCGAGGCGCGCGTCGAGCTGGAGCGCGCCGCCGCCCTGGCCCGCAACGCCCGCGAGCGCGCGCTGTTGCTGGCGCGCGCCGCCGCCTGCGAACCGTCGTCCTGA
- a CDS encoding SDR family NAD(P)-dependent oxidoreductase, whose protein sequence is MILFVTGATAGFGAAIARRFVHEGAHVVASGRRVDRLAALHAELGDRLLPLELDVRDRAAVERAVGSLPPAFAAVDVLVNNAGGALGLELAPQASLDDWETMIDTNVKGLTFCTRLLLPGMVARNRGHIVNLGSVAGAFPYPGGNVYGACKAFVYQFTLNLRADLLGTAIRVTDIEPGLTGGTEFSNVRFKGNDAKADAVYAGTTPLTADDVVDTVQWVVTRPPHVNINSIQLMPVCQAFAGFAVKRDEPSR, encoded by the coding sequence ATGATCCTGTTCGTCACCGGGGCCACCGCTGGTTTTGGCGCGGCCATCGCCCGCCGGTTCGTGCATGAAGGGGCGCACGTGGTCGCGTCTGGTCGGCGGGTGGATCGCCTGGCTGCCCTGCACGCGGAGCTTGGCGATCGTCTTTTGCCGCTGGAGCTGGACGTGCGCGATCGCGCCGCCGTCGAGCGCGCGGTGGGGTCGCTGCCGCCGGCGTTCGCGGCGGTCGACGTGCTGGTGAACAACGCCGGCGGCGCGCTGGGACTGGAGCTGGCGCCGCAGGCCAGCCTGGACGACTGGGAGACGATGATCGACACCAATGTCAAAGGATTGACGTTCTGCACGCGCCTGCTGTTGCCGGGGATGGTGGCGCGCAACCGCGGGCACATCGTCAACCTCGGCTCGGTGGCGGGCGCGTTTCCTTATCCGGGCGGCAACGTCTACGGCGCCTGCAAGGCCTTCGTCTATCAATTCACCCTGAACCTGCGCGCCGATCTGTTGGGCACGGCGATTCGCGTGACGGACATTGAACCCGGGCTGACGGGTGGAACAGAATTTTCCAACGTGCGCTTCAAAGGCAACGACGCCAAGGCGGACGCCGTGTATGCCGGCACAACGCCGCTGACCGCGGACGATGTGGTGGACACCGTTCAGTGGGTGGTGACGCGGCCGCCACACGTGAACATCAACTCGATCCAGTTGATGCCGGTGTGCCAGGCGTTCGCGGGGTTTGCGGTCAAGCGCGACGAACCGTCGCGCTAG
- a CDS encoding alpha/beta fold hydrolase: MSDPIGAAWWVRGAHFQTTWGRFGRSQRLVKFRREVLATSDGDDLVLDHVDGADDAPRVLLLHGLEGSSYAVYVQGQAQQFSRAGWNVTVLNFRTCARDPQHLSRSLPNHTARLYHSGETGDLAFVVDTLTTRAPAQALYAVGTSLGGNVLLKFLGETGARSRIEGAVAISVPYDLLAAARHLEQAGRRFYVRHFLKTLKAKALDIAARFAHIKSVAELQPKRIVAARTFYQFDDAATAPLHGFQGADDYYRKCSSIRFLDRIEVPTLCINSEDDPFLPFEVVRRAQSLASEDVEIVTTRWGGHAAFIAGRWPWKPRFWAEERAVAWLTARPT, translated from the coding sequence ATGTCCGATCCGATTGGCGCCGCCTGGTGGGTACGCGGCGCGCATTTTCAAACCACGTGGGGGCGTTTCGGGCGGTCGCAGCGCCTGGTCAAATTCCGGCGCGAGGTGCTGGCCACGTCCGACGGTGACGATCTGGTCTTGGACCACGTCGACGGGGCGGATGATGCCCCGCGGGTGCTTTTGTTGCACGGCCTCGAAGGCAGCTCGTACGCGGTTTACGTCCAGGGGCAGGCGCAGCAGTTTTCGCGGGCCGGGTGGAACGTCACCGTGCTGAATTTCCGAACCTGCGCGCGCGATCCGCAGCACCTGTCGCGGTCCTTGCCCAACCACACGGCGCGGCTTTATCACTCCGGCGAGACCGGCGATCTGGCCTTCGTCGTCGACACGCTGACGACGCGCGCGCCGGCGCAAGCGCTGTACGCGGTGGGGACGTCGCTGGGCGGGAACGTCCTGCTGAAATTCCTGGGCGAGACCGGGGCGCGCAGCCGCATCGAAGGGGCGGTGGCCATCTCGGTCCCGTACGATTTGCTGGCGGCGGCGCGCCACCTGGAACAGGCGGGCAGGCGGTTTTATGTGCGGCATTTTTTGAAGACCCTGAAAGCCAAGGCGCTGGACATCGCCGCCCGCTTTGCTCACATCAAGTCGGTGGCCGAGCTGCAACCCAAGCGCATCGTCGCCGCGCGCACGTTCTATCAATTCGACGACGCGGCCACCGCGCCCCTGCATGGATTTCAGGGCGCCGACGACTACTACCGCAAGTGCAGCTCGATCCGTTTCCTCGATCGCATCGAGGTGCCCACGTTGTGCATCAACAGCGAGGACGATCCGTTTCTGCCGTTCGAGGTGGTCCGGCGGGCCCAATCGCTGGCGTCCGAAGACGTCGAGATCGTCACCACCCGCTGGGGCGGCCACGCCGCCTTCATCGCCGGCCGCTGGCCGTGGAAGCCGCGTTTTTGGGCGGAAGAGCGCGCGGTGGCTTGGTTGACGGCGCGCCCGACCTGA
- the rpe gene encoding ribulose-phosphate 3-epimerase: protein MTLRIAPSILSADFGRLAEEVRAVEAAGADYIHVDVMDGRFVPNITIGPLVVKAVRAATKLPLDVHLMIVEPERYVDDFARAGADLISVHLEASPHLHRTVQHIRSLGKKASVAVNPHSSLDGLDVILPDLDMVLLMTVNPGFGGQKFIDAVVPKVSALRAAITRRKLSVDIEVDGGIAADTAPMVVAAGANVLVAGSAVFGSAGHDYRQAIAALRRGAGTVGMAKATG from the coding sequence ATGACCCTGCGCATCGCGCCTTCGATCCTTTCAGCCGACTTCGGTCGGCTGGCTGAAGAAGTGCGCGCGGTGGAGGCGGCCGGCGCCGATTACATCCACGTCGACGTGATGGACGGACGCTTTGTCCCCAACATCACCATCGGTCCGCTGGTGGTCAAGGCCGTGCGGGCGGCGACCAAGTTGCCGCTGGACGTCCACCTGATGATCGTCGAGCCCGAACGGTACGTCGACGACTTCGCCCGCGCCGGCGCCGACCTCATCAGCGTGCACCTTGAGGCGTCGCCACACCTGCACCGGACGGTTCAGCACATTCGATCGCTGGGCAAGAAGGCGTCGGTGGCGGTGAACCCGCATTCGTCGCTGGATGGCCTGGACGTGATCTTGCCGGATCTGGACATGGTCCTGTTGATGACGGTCAATCCTGGGTTCGGCGGCCAGAAGTTCATCGACGCCGTGGTCCCCAAGGTCAGCGCGCTGCGGGCGGCCATCACCCGCCGCAAGCTGTCGGTCGACATTGAGGTCGACGGCGGCATCGCCGCCGACACCGCGCCGATGGTGGTGGCGGCGGGCGCCAACGTGCTGGTGGCCGGGTCGGCGGTGTTCGGTTCGGCGGGGCATGATTATCGGCAGGCCATCGCGGCGCTCCGTCGCGGCGCCGGGACTGTCGGGATGGCCAAGGCCACCGGCTAA
- the gap gene encoding type I glyceraldehyde-3-phosphate dehydrogenase, translating to MMIRIGINGFGRIGRVAFRAAMERPDLEIVAVNDLLELPHLAYLLKHDSVHGRFRRDVAVKDGFLVVDGRPIRATAIKDPAASAWNEVGVDVVIESTGIFLTKEKTEGHLRAGAKRVIMSAPSKDDTPIFVYGVNTDQYAGQAIISAASCTTNCLAPIAKVLDDAFGIKRGLMTTVHATTATQKVVDGVSGKDWRFGRGILENIIPASTGAAEAVTRVLPTLKGKLTGMSFRVPTSDVSVVDLTCELVRPASYPDICAAMKRASEGSLKGVLGYTDEEVVSTDLRGESCTSVFDAKAGIQLDPTFVKLIAWYDNEWGYSSKLLDLAVSITTR from the coding sequence GTGATGATCAGGATCGGCATCAACGGATTTGGACGCATCGGCCGGGTGGCGTTCCGGGCAGCGATGGAGCGCCCCGACCTGGAGATCGTGGCGGTGAACGATCTCCTCGAGCTTCCGCACCTGGCTTATCTGCTGAAGCACGATTCCGTTCACGGCCGGTTCCGGCGCGACGTGGCGGTCAAGGATGGCTTCCTGGTGGTGGACGGTCGGCCCATCCGCGCCACCGCGATCAAAGATCCGGCCGCGTCGGCCTGGAACGAGGTGGGGGTCGATGTGGTGATCGAATCGACCGGGATCTTCTTGACCAAGGAGAAGACCGAGGGTCATCTGCGGGCCGGCGCCAAGCGGGTGATCATGTCGGCGCCCTCCAAGGACGACACGCCGATCTTCGTCTACGGCGTCAACACCGATCAATACGCAGGCCAGGCGATCATCTCGGCGGCGTCGTGCACCACCAACTGTCTGGCTCCGATCGCCAAGGTGCTGGACGACGCGTTCGGTATCAAGCGCGGCCTGATGACGACGGTCCACGCGACCACGGCGACCCAGAAGGTCGTCGACGGGGTGTCCGGCAAGGACTGGCGCTTCGGCCGCGGAATCCTGGAGAACATCATTCCAGCGTCGACGGGCGCGGCCGAGGCCGTCACGCGGGTGCTCCCGACGCTGAAGGGGAAGCTGACCGGAATGTCGTTCCGGGTCCCCACTTCGGACGTGTCGGTCGTCGATCTGACGTGCGAGCTTGTCCGCCCGGCCAGCTACCCCGACATCTGTGCGGCGATGAAACGGGCCTCCGAAGGATCGCTGAAGGGCGTGCTGGGGTACACCGACGAGGAGGTGGTGTCGACCGACCTGCGGGGCGAATCGTGCACGTCGGTGTTCGACGCCAAGGCGGGCATCCAGCTTGACCCGACCTTCGTGAAGCTGATCGCCTGGTACGACAACGAGTGGGGCTATTCCAGCAAGCTCCTCGACCTGGCGGTCAGCATCACGACCCGATGA
- the yfcF gene encoding glutathione transferase, with protein MTPSLILHTDPFWVSPYVFTAFVALKEKGALAEMRAVDLGKGEHRREPYRSASLTARIPALVHDGFWLTESNAIAEYIDDVFPAPAHRRLFPADPRQRARARQVMGFVRSDLGPLREERSSETVVYKMKVGPLSPPAARAAAKLCELGGTLIGDRTDTAFGEWSIADADLAFALHRLIANGDDVPANVRAYAETQWARPSVRAYIQHPRPPFVPYNT; from the coding sequence ATGACACCTTCGTTGATCCTGCACACCGATCCATTCTGGGTATCGCCTTACGTCTTCACGGCGTTCGTGGCGTTGAAAGAAAAAGGCGCCCTGGCCGAGATGCGCGCCGTCGATCTGGGCAAGGGCGAACACCGGCGCGAGCCTTATCGTTCGGCGTCGCTGACCGCGCGCATCCCCGCGCTGGTGCACGACGGCTTCTGGCTGACCGAATCCAATGCCATCGCCGAATACATCGACGACGTCTTCCCAGCGCCGGCCCACCGTCGCCTGTTCCCCGCCGATCCGCGCCAGCGCGCCCGGGCCCGCCAGGTGATGGGCTTCGTGCGCTCGGATCTGGGGCCGCTGCGCGAAGAGCGCTCGTCGGAGACGGTGGTCTACAAGATGAAAGTGGGGCCGCTGTCGCCGCCGGCCGCGCGCGCGGCGGCCAAGCTGTGCGAGCTCGGCGGCACGCTGATCGGCGACCGCACCGACACCGCCTTCGGCGAGTGGTCGATCGCCGACGCCGATCTGGCCTTCGCCCTGCACCGCCTGATCGCCAACGGCGACGACGTCCCGGCCAACGTGCGCGCTTACGCCGAGACCCAATGGGCCCGACCATCGGTGCGAGCGTACATCCAGCACCCGCGCCCGCCGTTCGTCCCGTACAACACTTGA
- a CDS encoding carbohydrate porin, with amino-acid sequence MACAVAIGLTSSTTAQGHSPRDEPSEDKPSPPVDPSRGEQELYSFHFQSTAATQYHPSFSAAYSGQNSLSPQAESATAFVSTIYADFRLWRGAELLFNPEMSGGKGLSKTLGVAAFPSGIVYRVGDPAPAVYLARLAVSQSFDLGGGRVTNEAGPNELAGTRDRNILAISVGRLSVADVFDGNRYAHDPTERFFNWAMFASGAWDYPADTRGYTYGVLADLAIGWWSARAGIAVEPKVANGLQMDWHLTQAHALMAEYEARYTFHELWGATSGLVFLNQAHMGLYQQVLNDPAAYGNDVANTRAYRNKYGFAISVEQQLTRRGLGSFLRLSANDGATETWAFTEIDRSLAVGVVQDGELWRRNRDEAGVAVVINGLSGPHRQYLAGGGYGFIIGDGALRYAPEVLGEFYYTVAAANYLWASVIYQPIANPAYNSARGPVQVFSARVKAAF; translated from the coding sequence ATGGCGTGCGCGGTCGCGATCGGCCTGACGTCTTCGACCACCGCGCAAGGCCACAGTCCGCGCGACGAGCCCTCGGAGGATAAACCGTCGCCGCCGGTCGATCCGTCGCGTGGGGAGCAGGAGCTTTACAGCTTTCACTTTCAATCCACCGCGGCGACGCAGTATCACCCGTCTTTTTCAGCCGCTTATTCGGGCCAGAACAGCCTTAGCCCGCAGGCGGAATCAGCGACGGCGTTCGTCTCGACGATCTATGCCGACTTTCGTCTGTGGCGCGGCGCCGAGCTTTTGTTCAATCCCGAGATGAGCGGCGGCAAGGGCCTCAGCAAGACTCTGGGGGTGGCCGCTTTTCCGAGCGGCATCGTCTACCGCGTCGGCGATCCGGCCCCGGCGGTCTATCTGGCTCGTCTGGCGGTAAGCCAGAGTTTCGACTTGGGCGGCGGCCGGGTGACGAACGAAGCGGGTCCCAACGAGCTTGCCGGCACCCGGGATCGCAACATCCTGGCGATCTCCGTGGGCCGGTTGTCGGTGGCCGACGTGTTCGACGGAAACCGTTACGCGCACGATCCCACCGAACGCTTTTTCAACTGGGCGATGTTCGCCTCGGGCGCATGGGATTATCCCGCCGACACGCGCGGCTACACCTATGGCGTGCTGGCTGACCTGGCGATCGGGTGGTGGTCTGCGCGGGCGGGCATCGCGGTCGAGCCCAAGGTCGCCAACGGTCTGCAGATGGACTGGCACCTGACCCAGGCCCACGCGCTGATGGCCGAGTACGAGGCGCGCTATACGTTCCACGAGTTGTGGGGCGCCACCAGCGGGCTGGTCTTTCTCAATCAGGCGCATATGGGGCTTTATCAGCAGGTGCTGAATGATCCAGCGGCCTATGGCAATGACGTCGCCAATACCCGCGCCTACCGCAACAAATATGGATTTGCCATCTCGGTAGAACAGCAGCTCACGCGGCGGGGGCTAGGATCGTTTCTCCGGTTGAGCGCGAACGACGGCGCCACCGAGACCTGGGCCTTCACGGAGATCGATCGTTCGCTGGCCGTCGGCGTGGTCCAGGACGGCGAGCTGTGGCGCCGCAACCGCGATGAAGCGGGCGTGGCGGTGGTGATCAACGGGCTGTCCGGTCCGCACCGGCAATACCTGGCCGGCGGCGGCTACGGCTTCATCATCGGCGACGGAGCGCTGAGATATGCTCCCGAAGTGCTGGGCGAGTTCTATTACACGGTCGCGGCGGCCAACTATCTTTGGGCCTCGGTGATCTACCAGCCGATCGCCAACCCCGCGTACAACAGCGCACGGGGGCCGGTTCAAGTCTTTTCTGCCCGGGTGAAAGCGGCTTTCTAA